The Kribbella shirazensis genomic interval TGCACTACGTGGACGGCGAGAAGCGCTACATCCTCGCCCCGTCCAACCTGAAGCAGGGCACGGTCGTCGAGAACGGCCCGGCCGCGGACATCAAGATCGGCAACAACCTGCCGCTGCGCAACATCCCGGTCGGCTCCACGGTGCACGCCGTCGAGCTGCGTCCGGGCGGTGGCGCGAAGATGGGCCGCTCGGCCGGCGCCAGCATTCAGCTGGTCGCGAAGGAAGGCCGGATGGCCACCCTGCGGATGCCGTCCGGCGAGGTCCGGATGGTCGACGTGCGCTGCCGCGCCACCCTCGGTGAGGTCGGCAACGGCGAGCAGTCGAACATCAACTGGGGCAAGGCGGGCCGGATGCGCTGGAAGGGCAAGCGCCCGACCGTCCGCGGTGTCGCGATGAACCCGGTCGACCACCCGCACGGTGGTGGTGAGGGTAAGACCTCGGGTGGTCGCCACCCGGTGTCCCCGTGGGGCCAGCCGGAAGGCCGGACCCGCACCCGCAAGGAAAGCGACCGAATGATCGTCCGGCGCCGCAAGGCCGGCAAGAAGCGCTGATAGGGAGCCGGCCACATGCCACGCAGCCTCAAGAAGGGCCCGTTCGTCGACCACCACCTGGCAAAGAAGGTGGAGGTGCAGAACGAGAAGGGCACCAAGAACGTCATCAAGACCTGGTCTCGCCGATCGATGATCGTGCCGGACATGATCGGCCACACGATTGCGGTGCACGACGGCCGCAAGCACGTGCCGGTGTTCGTGACGGACTCGATGGTCGGGCACAAGCTCGGCGAGTTCGCCCCGACCCGGACGTTCAAGGGTCACGAGAAGGACGACCGGAAGTCACGGCGTCGCTGATCCCGCAGGGACAGTGACGAAGCGAAAGCAATCTACGGAGAGATTCGAACATCATGAGCGTTCAAGAGCGTAGGGCGATCAGCGCCCGTCGCGAGAGCCTGCTGGGCGAGCAGCCCGGGGCCTTCGCGGTCGCGCGCTTCGTCCGCGTGACGCCGATGAAGGCGCGCCGCGTGGTCGATCTGGTGCGCGGTCTGGGCGTCGACGACGCACTCGCCACTCTGAAGTTCGCCCCGCAGGCCGCTGCCGCGACCGTGTACAAGGTCGTCGACAGCGCCGCGGCGAACGCCGAGGGCACCGAACACCTGAACCGCGCCGACCTGGTCGTGGCGAAGGCCTACGTGGACGAGGGCCCGACGCTGAAGCGTCACCGCCCGCGCGCACAGGGCCGGGCCACCCGGATCGACAAGCGGACGAGCCACATCACCGTGGTCGTCGCTCCGCGCGTCGAGGCCGAGCCGGCCGAGAAGGCACCGGTCAAGAAGGCAGCCGCGAAGAAGTCCGCGGACACCGCTGACACGGCGAAGAAGGCACCGGCGAAGAAGGCGGCCAAGAAGGCTGCCGACAAGCCGGCCGAGGCCGCTGAGAAGCCGGCCAAGAAGGCGACCGCCAAGAAGGCGGCCACCAAGAAGGCCACCGCTGAGAAGAAGGAGTCCTGACGTGGGACAGAAGGTAAACCCGCACGGGTTCCGTCTCGGCATCAGCACCGACCACAAGAGCCGTTGGTACGCCGACAAGCTGTACAAGGACTACGTGGGCGAGGACGTCAAGATCCGTCGTCTGCTGAGCAAGGGCATGGAGCGCGCCGGCATCTCCCGCGTGGAGATCGAGCGCACCCGTGACCGGGTCCGGGTCGACATCCACACCGCTCGTCCGGGCATCGTCATCGGCCGCCGCGGCGCTGAGGCGGACCGGATCCGGGGCAGCCTCGAGGAGCTCACCGGCAAGCAGGTGCAGCTGAACATCCTCGAGGTCAAGAACTCCGAGGTCGACGCCCAGCTGGTCGCGCAGGGCGTGGCCGAGCAGCTGTCCGGCCGCGTGGCGTTCCGCCGCGCGATGCGCAAGGCGATGCAGACCACCATGCGTGGCGGCGCCCTGGGCATCCGGATCCAGTGCTCCGGCCGGCTCGGTGGCGCGGAGATGTCGCGGTCGGAGTTCTACCGCGAGGGCCGTGTCCCGCTGCACACGCTGCGGGCCGACATCGACTACGGCTTCTACGAGGCCCGGA includes:
- the rplB gene encoding 50S ribosomal protein L2, producing MGIRKYKPTTPGRRGSSVADFVELTRSTPEKSLLRPLPKKGGRNNSGKITTRHHGGGHKRAYRLIDFKRYDKDGVPAKVAHIEYDPNRTARIALLHYVDGEKRYILAPSNLKQGTVVENGPAADIKIGNNLPLRNIPVGSTVHAVELRPGGGAKMGRSAGASIQLVAKEGRMATLRMPSGEVRMVDVRCRATLGEVGNGEQSNINWGKAGRMRWKGKRPTVRGVAMNPVDHPHGGGEGKTSGGRHPVSPWGQPEGRTRTRKESDRMIVRRRKAGKKR
- the rpsS gene encoding 30S ribosomal protein S19, with amino-acid sequence MPRSLKKGPFVDHHLAKKVEVQNEKGTKNVIKTWSRRSMIVPDMIGHTIAVHDGRKHVPVFVTDSMVGHKLGEFAPTRTFKGHEKDDRKSRRR
- the rpsC gene encoding 30S ribosomal protein S3 codes for the protein MGQKVNPHGFRLGISTDHKSRWYADKLYKDYVGEDVKIRRLLSKGMERAGISRVEIERTRDRVRVDIHTARPGIVIGRRGAEADRIRGSLEELTGKQVQLNILEVKNSEVDAQLVAQGVAEQLSGRVAFRRAMRKAMQTTMRGGALGIRIQCSGRLGGAEMSRSEFYREGRVPLHTLRADIDYGFYEARTTFGRIGVKVWIYKGDVAGTRAEREAQAAARAATQQRGRPARRDGGDRGDRGGRGGDRGGRRDNRRDDARNSNAAPAAEASAPAADKPAETTGTES